A DNA window from Leptospira weilii contains the following coding sequences:
- a CDS encoding DoxX family protein yields the protein MSISHFSKKKLLLYCLRAIVAFILLQTLLYKFTGASESVAIFSKLGVEPWGRIGTGILELVASILLFLPGWNWLGSFLGLGLMSGAIFSHVFVIGIEQENDGGLLFLLALGNTIICSLLLWLEKDTLMAALRKRFLK from the coding sequence TTGTCTATTTCCCACTTTTCCAAAAAGAAACTGCTTTTGTATTGCCTTCGCGCGATTGTAGCGTTCATACTTTTACAAACTCTCTTGTATAAGTTCACCGGAGCTTCTGAGTCAGTCGCGATTTTTTCCAAACTCGGAGTGGAACCTTGGGGGAGAATCGGAACCGGAATTTTAGAACTTGTCGCTTCGATTCTTTTGTTTCTACCGGGTTGGAATTGGCTTGGCTCCTTTCTCGGACTTGGGCTTATGTCCGGCGCCATTTTTTCTCATGTATTCGTGATCGGAATCGAACAGGAAAACGACGGCGGATTATTATTCTTATTGGCCTTAGGGAATACGATCATTTGTAGCCTTCTTCTTTGGTTGGAAAAAGACACTCTAATGGCCGCTCTGCGGAAACGTTTTTTAAAATAA
- a CDS encoding polysaccharide deacetylase family protein produces MRNTLTTFAIFYLLISSILIASPVNDFLNPEKKRKPTASSPKKDTEQKPSYTPEDFSQKTVSKKNQKEKTESANVDSDTTQFEDKVSRKKSALKSQKESDSKQENFEVSKNPKKKKYEDALPTVKEDTPPTPSYTIQGVESVSGGGIPVLCYHHLASKGGPMGGYNLHPNLLEEQFKFLKATGYKTVRLDQFYAYINGKKPSDFPDKPILLTFDDGSKTHLEVLVPLLKKYGFTASIFIYPSIISSGKKYYMTWEELNKALDSGVLDLGSHTLYHPKLPTMSRAFIRKQLAESKQILEAKTGRKVIDLAYPFGLFDPRVIEEAKAIGYRMAFTVNPGKNLPGTPIYNIHRSLVPWGQSQSAFNSILTMAPPPKISISIQDGSWVKTGQEFKIHLEGVQPESVSIKIKSKNVLLENQPPDYTVRIPSFAKKSTFLPLMVQAKTKDGKQIQYQYLFINQKEFQKHPDGDF; encoded by the coding sequence ATGCGCAATACCCTCACAACTTTCGCAATCTTTTATCTCTTAATATCTTCGATTCTTATCGCTTCCCCCGTGAACGATTTCCTCAACCCCGAGAAAAAGAGAAAACCGACCGCTTCGTCTCCCAAAAAAGATACGGAACAAAAACCGTCGTACACTCCCGAAGATTTCTCACAAAAAACCGTTTCCAAAAAAAATCAAAAAGAAAAAACGGAATCCGCTAACGTAGATTCTGACACCACTCAGTTCGAAGATAAAGTTTCCCGTAAAAAATCCGCACTTAAAAGCCAAAAAGAATCCGATTCAAAACAAGAAAATTTCGAAGTTTCTAAAAATCCCAAAAAGAAAAAATACGAAGACGCGCTTCCAACCGTTAAAGAAGATACTCCGCCTACTCCCAGTTATACGATTCAGGGAGTCGAATCCGTTTCCGGAGGTGGGATTCCCGTTCTTTGTTATCACCACTTAGCATCCAAAGGCGGGCCGATGGGAGGTTATAATCTTCACCCGAATCTTTTGGAAGAACAATTTAAGTTTTTGAAAGCTACAGGTTACAAAACGGTTCGTCTGGATCAATTCTACGCGTATATCAACGGTAAAAAACCCTCCGACTTTCCGGATAAACCGATTTTACTGACATTCGACGACGGCTCCAAAACACATTTGGAAGTTTTAGTTCCTCTTTTAAAAAAATACGGTTTCACCGCTTCTATCTTTATCTATCCTTCTATCATCTCTTCAGGAAAAAAATATTACATGACCTGGGAGGAGTTAAACAAGGCTTTGGACAGCGGAGTTTTGGACCTAGGTTCTCATACTTTATACCATCCGAAACTTCCGACGATGAGCCGCGCGTTCATTCGAAAACAACTCGCGGAATCCAAACAAATCTTAGAAGCAAAAACAGGTAGAAAAGTAATCGATCTCGCATATCCCTTCGGTCTTTTCGATCCGAGAGTAATCGAGGAAGCGAAAGCAATCGGTTATAGAATGGCGTTTACGGTCAACCCAGGTAAAAATCTTCCGGGAACTCCGATTTATAACATACACAGATCCTTGGTTCCTTGGGGACAATCTCAGTCGGCGTTCAATTCCATTCTTACGATGGCTCCTCCTCCGAAAATTTCCATTTCTATTCAAGACGGATCTTGGGTAAAAACGGGCCAAGAATTTAAGATTCACCTCGAAGGGGTCCAACCCGAGTCGGTTAGTATTAAGATCAAAAGCAAGAATGTACTCTTAGAAAATCAACCTCCAGATTATACGGTAAGGATCCCAAGTTTCGCAAAAAAATCCACATTTCTTCCCTTGATGGTGCAAGCTAAAACGAAGGACGGTAAACAAATCCAATATCAGTATCTTTTTATCAATCAAAAGGAGTTTCAAAAACATCCGGACGGTGATTTTTAA
- a CDS encoding TIGR01458 family HAD-type hydrolase, translated as MNENTILQKRMRASVRGVLLDLDGVLYTGDSVLPGARETVSYLKENHIPHLFLTNTTTKSRKGISEFLNDLKIPVEEKRVLNSPRAAGEYIRETGNPKTFFVIQEEVKKDLEGIDFEREIPEAVLIGDIGKKWNYRILNDIFQKVKKGARLIALHKGKYWQTKEGLMLDVGAFVSGIEYATGVKAEIIGKPSPAFFKAALKMISTQASETIMIGDDLDSDVGGAQACGIRGVLVKTGKYRDGILQNSNIRPDAIWENISSLIPFLQNL; from the coding sequence ATGAATGAAAATACCATTTTGCAAAAAAGAATGCGAGCGTCCGTTCGAGGTGTTTTGTTGGATTTGGACGGGGTATTGTATACCGGAGATTCTGTTCTTCCCGGGGCACGAGAGACGGTTTCTTATTTAAAAGAGAATCATATACCTCATCTATTTTTAACAAATACGACTACAAAATCGAGAAAGGGGATTTCCGAATTCCTAAACGATCTAAAAATTCCCGTAGAGGAAAAAAGAGTTCTGAATTCTCCCCGGGCCGCCGGAGAATACATTCGAGAAACAGGAAATCCAAAAACTTTTTTCGTCATTCAAGAGGAAGTCAAAAAGGATTTGGAAGGAATCGATTTCGAACGGGAAATTCCGGAAGCCGTATTAATCGGAGATATCGGAAAAAAATGGAATTATAGGATTTTAAACGATATCTTTCAAAAAGTGAAAAAAGGAGCCAGATTGATTGCTCTTCACAAAGGAAAGTATTGGCAGACAAAAGAAGGGTTGATGTTGGATGTGGGAGCTTTCGTGTCCGGAATAGAATACGCGACCGGTGTAAAAGCCGAGATCATAGGAAAACCTTCTCCGGCGTTTTTTAAAGCTGCTCTAAAGATGATTTCTACGCAAGCGTCCGAGACGATTATGATCGGGGACGATCTTGATTCGGATGTAGGTGGGGCTCAAGCTTGTGGGATTCGGGGAGTTCTCGTGAAAACCGGAAAATATCGGGATGGAATATTGCAAAATTCGAATATTCGCCCCGATGCAATTTGGGAAAATATAAGTTCACTGATTCCGTTCCTTCAGAACCTCTAA
- a CDS encoding class I SAM-dependent methyltransferase — MNFKDHFSSHSSSYSEFRPGYPIELFPYLKSLVPNAKIVWDCGTGTGQAAVSLAATFEKVIATDPSTNQISNAETRKNVEYRICKAEDSTLENHEADLITVAQAFHWFNFEPFYKEAIRVGRKNGILAIWGYGLHSISPEIDNIVDKLYRVIVGSYWPPERKYVEEKYKTIPFPFEEIIPPPFNMKEEWTVDQILGYLRTWSSVQKYIQKNESDPVLLVEAEIRNFWGKAQTKIVEWPLFFKIGKLPA, encoded by the coding sequence ATGAATTTCAAAGATCATTTTTCCTCTCATTCCTCTTCTTACTCCGAGTTCAGACCAGGCTACCCAATTGAGTTGTTTCCATATCTCAAAAGCCTTGTTCCAAACGCAAAAATTGTCTGGGATTGCGGAACCGGGACGGGTCAAGCCGCGGTTTCTCTTGCCGCAACTTTTGAAAAAGTGATCGCAACAGATCCGAGCACAAATCAAATCTCAAACGCCGAAACTCGTAAAAACGTTGAATACAGAATCTGCAAGGCGGAAGATTCTACATTAGAAAATCATGAAGCGGATTTGATCACAGTGGCTCAAGCATTTCACTGGTTCAATTTCGAACCGTTTTACAAGGAAGCGATCCGAGTTGGAAGGAAAAACGGAATTCTTGCGATTTGGGGTTACGGCCTGCATAGTATCTCCCCCGAAATCGACAATATCGTGGACAAACTTTATAGAGTCATCGTTGGTTCGTATTGGCCACCGGAAAGAAAATACGTGGAAGAAAAATACAAAACGATCCCCTTTCCTTTCGAAGAGATTATCCCTCCTCCGTTCAACATGAAGGAAGAATGGACCGTAGATCAAATACTAGGTTACCTCAGAACCTGGTCCAGTGTCCAGAAATACATTCAAAAAAATGAATCCGATCCGGTTCTTTTAGTCGAGGCGGAAATCCGAAATTTTTGGGGCAAAGCCCAAACAAAAATCGTGGAATGGCCGCTCTTTTTTAAAATCGGGAAACTTCCAGCCTGA
- a CDS encoding acyl-CoA thioesterase, translated as MKTEEPTPIRKNHSTQITIRWDELDPNQHVNNKNFQGYLDEARMRAMRDWGFSMEKLKTQGFVPVILSIYLDFKCEINYPETITIESDLFLKTPIRAVFAQRIICQSSQTLSCNASTDWVILNSNSKRPLKFLEAIGLEQTV; from the coding sequence ATGAAAACCGAAGAACCGACACCGATTCGCAAGAACCACTCGACACAAATCACGATCCGTTGGGATGAGTTGGATCCGAACCAACACGTAAACAATAAGAATTTCCAAGGATATTTGGACGAGGCGAGAATGCGAGCGATGAGAGATTGGGGTTTTTCCATGGAAAAACTAAAAACTCAGGGTTTTGTACCGGTGATTCTTTCGATTTACCTCGATTTTAAATGTGAAATCAACTACCCGGAAACGATCACGATCGAATCCGACCTCTTTCTAAAAACACCCATTCGCGCGGTATTCGCACAAAGGATCATTTGTCAAAGCAGTCAAACTCTTTCTTGCAACGCGAGTACAGATTGGGTGATTCTCAATTCAAACTCAAAACGGCCCTTAAAATTTTTGGAAGCGATCGGTCTTGAACAGACAGTTTAA
- a CDS encoding adenylate/guanylate cyclase domain-containing protein, translated as MPQVIKDQIQLGKLKIKSFVEKIKKKFEFLADFKNLFYLGIRAKLALFTGTLIAFTVMILSAIDVHQQTEILTRSYEKEAAISRHYISGLVLELENISSSLIRVESFREKVKRQSQALRKYRTKVVTQETKEISLFGFKTKLFGVLGKERKSSIKDTYYSVYLSKADIDELEKNTKFLLKDPSGLAITDAMFSKLKNMAHQVAVLEADLNEQKQKWDELRSQGKASEKEKQNLESGMDNLKKGIEKARNHLDHSVLELALPKQHRKIDELGLNMSQYRIQTFPVISHQIKENLNPSFDTKIFKPDVPINSNIFMQDIDVNLKASIAKILSLDFSQDTNQNSYTIGKMELQTLYSPIFRNQSSTERADRLKGELPDFAKHYLQQDANIAMKIRDLVPSLRKRIQELKGKKPPMPPFKDKTFNDLYVRYSKLIDEREAGFEAFRNRYSEDKKDFAEAAQKLKTGKQKHPVKTEVFFPIQSESDILIDALGALRNAGLEDLIVLRFSQNSGNYSDYLKYPSEQNLSKQRWKAIREWIYSGKSETPTPQLKRLISHGILANSRGEAEEILWNLDSKPLFSESVEGVSSAILSANLSGISRTIVDRTEGLEIIQKNKNSTIATALLICVAALVIAILISGFVVQKIKRIILHAKEVGQGNLEVRFERGGKDEFGTLTVALNSMVTGLKEREKIKNILGTMIDPVVVREAMVDLAALKRGSEKRVTAFFSDVANFSNISEKLTSVELASLLNEYLSAMTLILKKHEGVLDKYIGDAIVGIFNAPVEVDKHCLKAARASVEMIETLEKLRQEWKGKKAYILEAQEMQIRIGLNTGLAKVGFMGTDSISAYTMMGDTVNLAARLEAAGKDYGVNILVSEHVQREIKDEFFTRLLDVVRVKGKNEPVLLYELIGRQDNVPERVEASVLEFSKGFEAYLNREWSLAQELLESSQITRGSKDKAAVLLIDRCEEYKLNPPERTWDGVYTRTHK; from the coding sequence ATGCCGCAAGTGATTAAAGATCAAATTCAATTGGGAAAATTAAAAATCAAATCTTTCGTTGAAAAGATAAAAAAGAAATTCGAATTTCTCGCCGACTTTAAGAATCTTTTTTACCTCGGAATCCGAGCTAAACTTGCTCTTTTTACGGGAACTTTGATCGCATTTACGGTTATGATCCTTTCCGCGATAGACGTTCATCAGCAGACCGAAATTCTCACCCGAAGTTACGAAAAAGAAGCGGCGATCTCCAGGCATTATATTTCCGGTTTAGTGCTCGAGTTGGAGAATATTTCCAGTAGTTTGATTCGAGTGGAATCCTTTCGGGAAAAAGTCAAACGTCAAAGTCAGGCGCTACGCAAATATAGAACGAAAGTAGTCACTCAGGAAACGAAAGAAATCAGCCTTTTCGGGTTTAAAACGAAACTGTTCGGGGTTCTAGGAAAGGAACGTAAGTCGTCCATTAAGGATACGTACTATTCTGTTTATCTTTCCAAAGCCGACATCGACGAGCTCGAAAAAAATACCAAATTTCTACTCAAGGATCCAAGCGGTCTTGCAATTACAGACGCGATGTTTTCCAAACTCAAAAATATGGCGCATCAGGTCGCGGTGTTGGAAGCGGATTTGAACGAACAAAAACAAAAATGGGATGAGTTGCGTTCTCAGGGAAAAGCTTCCGAAAAAGAAAAACAGAATCTTGAGAGCGGAATGGACAATCTGAAAAAGGGAATCGAAAAAGCCAGAAATCATCTGGATCATTCCGTTCTCGAACTTGCACTTCCGAAACAACATCGAAAGATTGACGAGCTTGGACTTAACATGTCTCAGTATAGAATTCAGACTTTTCCGGTGATCTCCCATCAGATCAAAGAAAATTTGAATCCTTCTTTCGATACGAAAATTTTTAAACCGGATGTTCCGATCAATTCGAACATTTTTATGCAAGATATCGATGTGAACCTAAAGGCTTCCATTGCAAAAATTCTTTCTTTGGATTTCTCACAGGATACGAATCAAAATTCGTACACGATCGGTAAAATGGAATTGCAAACCTTGTATTCCCCGATTTTTAGAAATCAAAGCTCTACCGAACGAGCTGACCGACTTAAGGGAGAGCTGCCGGATTTTGCGAAACATTATCTGCAACAGGATGCAAATATTGCGATGAAGATTCGAGATTTGGTGCCTTCTTTGAGAAAAAGAATTCAGGAATTGAAAGGGAAAAAACCTCCGATGCCTCCTTTCAAGGATAAAACTTTCAACGATCTTTACGTTCGTTATTCCAAACTGATCGATGAGAGGGAAGCCGGGTTCGAAGCGTTTCGAAACCGATACTCCGAAGATAAAAAAGATTTTGCGGAAGCAGCGCAGAAACTCAAAACGGGAAAACAAAAACATCCGGTTAAAACGGAAGTTTTCTTTCCGATTCAAAGCGAGAGCGATATCCTCATCGACGCGTTAGGCGCACTTAGGAATGCGGGATTAGAAGATCTGATCGTATTACGGTTTAGCCAGAATTCCGGAAATTATTCCGATTATCTAAAGTATCCTTCGGAACAGAATTTATCCAAACAAAGATGGAAAGCGATTCGAGAATGGATTTATTCGGGTAAAAGCGAAACTCCGACCCCGCAACTGAAAAGATTGATTTCTCACGGAATCCTAGCGAACTCAAGAGGAGAAGCCGAAGAGATTCTTTGGAACTTGGATTCCAAACCTCTTTTTTCCGAATCGGTAGAAGGAGTCAGTTCCGCGATTTTATCCGCAAACCTTTCCGGAATTTCAAGAACGATTGTGGATCGTACCGAAGGTCTAGAAATAATTCAAAAGAATAAAAATTCCACAATCGCAACCGCCTTGTTGATTTGTGTCGCCGCGCTTGTTATTGCGATTTTAATATCCGGTTTTGTGGTTCAAAAGATCAAACGAATCATCCTTCACGCTAAGGAAGTCGGTCAAGGAAATCTGGAAGTCCGATTTGAACGTGGCGGTAAGGACGAATTCGGAACTCTTACGGTGGCTCTGAACTCCATGGTGACCGGTTTGAAGGAAAGAGAAAAAATCAAAAATATTCTCGGGACTATGATCGATCCGGTCGTTGTCAGAGAAGCTATGGTGGATCTGGCGGCGCTTAAACGGGGAAGTGAGAAAAGAGTCACAGCTTTTTTTTCCGACGTAGCAAATTTTTCGAATATTAGTGAAAAGTTAACTTCTGTGGAATTAGCGTCTTTGTTAAACGAATATCTTTCGGCGATGACGTTGATCCTGAAAAAACACGAGGGAGTCTTAGATAAATACATCGGGGACGCCATTGTGGGAATTTTCAACGCGCCCGTGGAAGTGGACAAACATTGCCTCAAGGCGGCGCGAGCCTCGGTTGAAATGATAGAAACTCTCGAAAAACTCAGACAGGAATGGAAAGGAAAGAAAGCCTATATTTTGGAAGCGCAAGAGATGCAGATTCGAATCGGACTCAACACGGGACTTGCGAAAGTGGGATTTATGGGAACCGATTCCATTTCGGCGTATACGATGATGGGCGATACGGTGAATCTTGCCGCGCGACTTGAAGCCGCCGGTAAAGATTACGGAGTTAATATTCTTGTGAGTGAGCACGTTCAACGCGAGATCAAGGACGAATTTTTTACAAGACTTCTGGATGTTGTCCGGGTCAAAGGAAAAAACGAACCCGTACTTCTCTACGAACTCATCGGAAGACAGGATAACGTGCCCGAAAGAGTGGAAGCTTCCGTGTTAGAATTCTCCAAAGGTTTCGAGGCGTATCTCAATCGGGAATGGTCTTTAGCGCAGGAACTACTCGAAAGTTCTCAGATCACCAGGGGGAGCAAGGATAAGGCGGCGGTTCTTCTCATAGATCGTTGCGAAGAATACAAATTGAATCCTCCGGAAAGAACTTGGGACGGAGTGTATACTAGAACTCATAAATGA
- a CDS encoding LB099 family protein, with amino-acid sequence MEIYEKEKRKLLSASTPEQYIELSIKSKLTGPKKSSITSEWLTSTGYTIEDIKYARNRHPFWRKKRNQGSYERNSKRLEQHNYYRTDRKIVWDKDKLAKFFDLNSKGLADHELAKNFRTSIPAVNHIRRKFRFASQLLQLEKQKPAKGGILKLCTHSESVLKRLIREKGGQ; translated from the coding sequence ATGGAAATCTACGAAAAAGAAAAACGAAAACTACTTTCAGCATCTACACCGGAGCAGTACATCGAGCTATCCATCAAATCGAAACTGACCGGACCCAAAAAATCTAGTATCACGTCGGAATGGCTTACATCCACCGGGTATACGATTGAGGATATCAAATACGCAAGAAACCGTCACCCCTTCTGGAGAAAGAAGAGGAATCAAGGTTCATACGAACGTAACAGTAAACGTTTGGAACAACACAATTATTACCGAACCGATCGGAAGATCGTTTGGGATAAAGACAAACTAGCAAAGTTCTTCGACCTCAACTCGAAAGGGTTAGCCGATCACGAGTTAGCAAAAAATTTTAGAACTTCGATTCCGGCTGTGAATCATATACGTAGAAAGTTTCGCTTTGCCTCCCAGCTTCTACAGCTCGAAAAACAAAAACCGGCAAAGGGTGGAATTCTGAAACTTTGCACCCACAGCGAATCAGTTTTAAAAAGATTGATCCGAGAGAAAGGAGGACAATAA